The proteins below come from a single Benincasa hispida cultivar B227 chromosome 4, ASM972705v1, whole genome shotgun sequence genomic window:
- the LOC120076677 gene encoding CRIB domain-containing protein RIC4-like, translating to MRAIAKFAALPFFSGCASRSSVATSTSISMAQIRDLKGGSEVNPSVARREESENRTSEVKMKNPSGFLFVLPNISNGVHKLVRSLKTFSQLFVLRKDEDQIDEVEMEIGYPTDVKHVTHIGLDGSTTTNPIIINPNNWDNNNNNNLNNFVPSEFLNSFPSISLRQFELSMAAQAQASLVHTT from the exons ATGAGAGCCATTGCAAAATTCGCCGCTCTTCCTTTCTTCTCGGGTTGTGCTTCTCGCTCTAGTGTCGCTACGAGCACCTCGATTTCCATGGCTCAAATACGAGACCTTAAAGGAGGTTCAGAAGTAAACCCAAGTGTAGCAA gAAGAGAAGAAAGTGAAAATAGAACTTCTGAAGTGAAAATGAAAAACCCTTCTGGTTTCTTATTTGTTCTGCCTAACATATCAAATGGAGTTCATAAGTTGGTTAGAAGCCTCAAAACTTTCTCCCAATTATTTG ttTTGAGAAAAGATGAAGATCAAATAGATGAAGTGGAAATGGAGATTGGATATCCAACAGATGTGAAGCATGTGACACACATTGGATTGGATGGCTCTACAACTACAAACCCTATTATTATTAACCCTAATAATTgggataataataataataataatctcaaTAACTTTGTTCCTTCTGAGTTTCTTAATTCTTTTCCTTCCATTTCTTTAAGGCAATTTGAACTTTCAATGGCTGCTCAAGCACAAGCTTCTCTTGTACATACAAcatga